The window CCATCTCCACAACATCCATCGTGGCAGCGTCAGTCACGCGCAAACCGTTCTTAAATTGCGGTTCAATGCCTAGTTTATCTAACCAGCTGTTAATTTCCGGGCCACCGCCGTGAACCACAACAGGTCGAATGCCGACACAGGACAAAAAAACGATATCGCGGATGACTTTGTCTTTGAGCGTGCTATCTTTCATCGCCGCGCCGCCATATTTGACAACAACCGTGCGACCGGCAAACTGCTGGATATAAGGCAGTGCTTCACTCAGCACTCGCACCCGCGTGGCTTCAGCTTGCTGAAAGTATTCGTGTTCGGAGAGCATGGGGTAACAATTATGCAAACAGGATTGAATTGCAGTTTATCGGCTGAGGGTGCGGCTCAACAATCTCTTGATGATGCAATTTATTGCGGATTAATTTGACTCAGCCGCACTCGCAACCTCTGATTTAAGAACTTTGCGAATTTCCTCAAGCACTCGCGGTGCAAGTTGTTGTGGCGTCTCACCGGCACCCGTGATGATGTGTACATCCGCTTGCGCGTACAGGCGTTGCCGGCTCTCGTAAAGGCTGTGCAGCTTTGCCAAAGGGTCAGGATCTCTTAACAAAGGCCGGGTGGTATCCTGGCGCAAACGCTCATAAAGTTGTTCCACCGGCACGTCTAGCCACACCACAATGCCGTAATGCAGGTAACTCCAGTTTTGCTGCCGCAGCACAATCCCGCCGCCGGTGGAGATCACTAACTTTTTATAAGCCGCCACTTCCCCCAAAACTTTGGTTTCCGTCTGTCGAAACGCTTCTTCCCCCTCCGTCTCAAACATCTCTGCAATTGACTGGCCGGCAACCTGCTCAACTAACTCATCCGTATCCACAAACCGATAGCCGAGCTGCTTGGCCAATATACGCCCCACCGTTGTTTTGCCGGCACCCATCATGCCAACCAAATATAAATTCACCCCTTTTAATAAGTCGCTCACAGACTTTATTTCTCCGTTAATGCTTGTCTTCTTCTATCCGTTTTTTTTATCTTATCATTATAATTTATTTGGTTTTTTTGAATTTCTTAATCTAAATTCAATTTGGATTTTTCCCGCTTAAAATATAAATATTTTCTATAATTAATTTAGTTTAATCCCAATCCAGCTACCTATTTTGAGTTAAAATGAAGTAGCCTGAACAAAAACTATCCAGTTAATCTAGACTAACCAGACACAGCTTATAATAAAAATTTTTCCCAATCCCTTGTCAATAAAATTTCAACTTTTAGCAAAGCGTTTAAGAGCCACCAACAATTAACCAAATTTGCGATGAATTCCGAAACTTTAGAGCTTGTCAGAACCGAATATGAAGCCGGCAAAATTGCCTTTGAGAGCGGCCAGTACCGCCAATCCGTGCAGCATTTACAAAAAGCCAGTGCCCTTGTAGAGCGCACTTCCAGCTTAGGGGGAGACGTGCAGATTTGGCTAGTCACAGCCTACGAAGCAGCCGGTCAACGTGCAGAAGCGATCGCCCTGTGCAACCAGCTAACCCATCACCCGCATTTAGACACCCGCAAACAAGGACGCCGGTTGCTTTACATCTTGGAAGCGCCTAGACTCAATACCCGTCCTGAATGGCTGGTTCAAATCCCTGACTTAACTGCCTTGGAGGAAAGTGAGGCAAATGCTCGCCAAACCAGCATTCCCCCGGCTAAAAGCTCCAAATCTCAACGCCCAAAAGCAGAAGTTGAGCCGGTCGATCTGAGCCAAGTCAATACAAAAGACAATCGATTTATCTGGCTGGCGCTGATTGTTACAGTTCTAACCCTGGGGAGCTTGCTGTTAATGAGCCGGTAAGCTGCAAACTCCTAAAGCAAACCTTCTAGCACTGCTGCCACCACCCGATGATCCTGATCCACTCTCAACCGGCTCAGGGCATCCCTTGCATCTGCATCGTCAAATCTTCTCAGAACCCTAGCCACTCGCACGCGAATGCGCCACTCATCTGAGCTAACTAACATTAGCAGTTGTTGCAATCCTGCCGCTTGTTCCGTCTTGCCGGCAAGCGATCCAAATCCATCCACCGCCCCTTCCTGTACCGTCAAATCTGAATCTGCCAGCGCCTCAATACACACTTCTAACAAAATATCGGGGTAGGGCATTTCGATAAAAGCAGCCAAAATACTGCGACGGATCAGCCAATGCGCGTTTGCCCGAAAGACTTGCAGCAGATACGGAACAGCGGCTTCCCCATACAGAGACAGCGAGTTTGCAGCTTCAGCCCGCACATTGTAATCGTTATCGTGTTTCACCAGATCAACTAAAGCGTCAAAAGCTTCTGGTGTTTGTTTGCGCCCTAATCCCATCGCCACAAACGAACGCACCAAAAATTCTGGATCTCGCAATTTGGTTTTCAGCAGGGGAACCGCAACCTCCGAATCATAGCCTCTCAATGCGGTCAGTGCTCTCATCCGGGCTTGAGAATCAGAACTCTTGAGGTCGGCTTTAATTTGATAAATATCCATACTGCTTTTGTCAAAAATTATGAGGTGCCTCTTTACTTTAGTTTACAAAACCGGCAGGGGTGATCGGCTTTTAGGAAGAGGATGCCAAAGTAGCCAGTTATACCCTGTCGGCAACCTGACCCTGAATCAAACCCGTTTGAGAGGATTGCCCTTGCCAAAATAGATTAAGGTTGTGCAACACGACTTGAGATGAGATGCCGGCTCTATCCCAGGCATTAAAAAACACCTCTAATGAGGTGTTCGATTGGCTCTAAAAGATCAATCAGCTTATGCTTCAATGGGCAGAGCCATTCCCGTGGTAATTATCTGTATCATAGAATCCGTTTTTCGTGCCAAAAAACAGTGTTGCCACGATAAACACACCCGTCAATACCAGCAGAATTAACTTGACATCCATGTTTTGTCCCAAATTCGTCTGTTTCAATTGCCCAGAGAAATTCTAGGTACTTGTGCAAAAATTCGCTCAAACTCTGTCGAGAGCAAAAGTCTGGCAATTTA of the Microcoleus sp. FACHB-68 genome contains:
- a CDS encoding shikimate kinase, encoding MSDLLKGVNLYLVGMMGAGKTTVGRILAKQLGYRFVDTDELVEQVAGQSIAEMFETEGEEAFRQTETKVLGEVAAYKKLVISTGGGIVLRQQNWSYLHYGIVVWLDVPVEQLYERLRQDTTRPLLRDPDPLAKLHSLYESRQRLYAQADVHIITGAGETPQQLAPRVLEEIRKVLKSEVASAAESN
- a CDS encoding HEAT repeat domain-containing protein; translation: MDIYQIKADLKSSDSQARMRALTALRGYDSEVAVPLLKTKLRDPEFLVRSFVAMGLGRKQTPEAFDALVDLVKHDNDYNVRAEAANSLSLYGEAAVPYLLQVFRANAHWLIRRSILAAFIEMPYPDILLEVCIEALADSDLTVQEGAVDGFGSLAGKTEQAAGLQQLLMLVSSDEWRIRVRVARVLRRFDDADARDALSRLRVDQDHRVVAAVLEGLL